CCTCTCGAGAGGGGGAGGGCACTACTGTCGCTTCGATGATGGCGGGCCGTGAATGCGTTGAAGTCCTACCACCGAGCTAGCCGATAGCTTGACCTGACCGACAGTAAGGTTTGCTAAGTGTGAAAAAGATGTGTCGCTCGTCACGCTCATGAGCTACGACCCGCCTTCGTTGCGATGTATAAAGAGGGTGAGGGGAAAGATGACCGGACTTGACAACAGAGCAGAACAATGAAAACggttgggtggcaaaaaaGCGGGAGGGACCGCACCGTCCATGTCAAATATGGGGGGAACATATACAGACCACCGTCCGCACAGCTCGTCCCGAGGTAAAGTCAACATTTCAAGCGGAcgcgacgacgacgacgacgacgatggtgttgttgtcgatACAAAACTTGTCAGTGGACAACTAATCAGAACACTTTCGGACACCTGAAAACATCTTAAGAGAGTAAGACGATACAATGTCAAGAAAGTGGTTTAGTGCGTATCGTCGTTGcttgagagcgagagcagaCGAGCTAACGTGtgatcttcgtcttccgctcttcctctcgaaccCGTTTTGTTGTTACACTATCAACCTGTGGTGAACTTCAACGATGACTCATTGAATCGCACTTGACAATTACCACTTTGGaactcttcccctcctcccttaCTCGAACTTTACTCAACACCCTCACTCGCTTGGACCCGACTACTCCTGCCAGACCTCGAGGCCCAGACCGACGATGCCATCTTTGGCGGGGTGAGTGGATTCTACCACGCTTACAGCTTCCCCCTCGCCACTTCATAGGAGCTATCCAAATACGATCTCACCACTACTCTTTTTTCTCTAAACTCTTCGCTATCTCGTCGTTCCATTGTCATCTTATCTCGGGATCTTGGCTAACTTCGTACTTTTTGGTGTCTACAGCAAGAATCCGCATTCTCCGGTCTCGGTCTCACGAAATACCAACGAATGGGCGGTTTTGCCGCgtgtgagtggtggtatTCTCCCATAGCTTTACGAGCATCACACGAAAAGAAGTTGTGTTTGTGCTGATCTGCCGTCTGCAGGCTTTGTCGGCGGTCTTGGTGTTAGTTTGTTAGGAGCGATATTGTTGTTCCTCGGTGCGACTGGGGCGTTTGCGAGTGAGTAACGGCGTTTCATCAGAAATGGGTTCGATCTAGAAAAGCAGAGCTGACTGATCTCAACTCATCTTTCTTATCGATTCTAACGTAATCCTGCTCCTGTCTCACCGCAATATCCGTTGCACACTACACGTTATCCCTACCTACTGGCGATACCTGCACGTACAACCCCCCTCCCTGGtaccatcttgatctttgcaCCTGCCCCAACAGCCCTCTTCGCAGTGGGTGCGATCCTTTCCCTCGTCGGAACCGGTTTCCTCGTAGGCTTCAAAACACAGCTCGAAAAGATGTTCAAACCCGTCCGAATCGTCGCTACAATCTTGTTATTCGCAAGTATCATCATGACTTTTGTCAGTGCGTTTGTGCTGCCGGCGATCTTGTGTATCATCTTTGTGATCGTGCAATATCTGGCGTTCTTATGGTGAGTCGTGGGCGGAACTTTGATTGCTCAAAAGGATGCCAGCCTTGCGGCTGGAAAAGAAACGTCACTGATGTGCTTCCCCTGTCCCTTTGTCCTGCGCAGGTATTCGTTATCGTATATCCCATATGCACGAACAGTGAGTCTGCTAAGGAGTCGGCTTCTACGAGTGGACGAGTAGCTGACATGGTACCATTTTGCAGCTCGTCAAGAGCTGGGTGGGGATGTAATCAAATTGCCACGGGAGCGACGCGCGAGGTGCGAGATTGGAGTCCGTAACGAAGTGCTATCACATTTACGATTCGACATGCAGATTGTTCTTATCACCCATGTGATGCTACGATCAGCAAGGTGGCAACTGCTGAGTATGACCAGTCATTTAAAGAACTGTAACATCCCAGTCGGCAGTCCAAAGTATGAGTATGCAAGTTAGAAGATGCTATGCTGTGTATTTATGTCATTGGGCATTGCTAGACATCAGGCGGCGGGTTTAATCCCACGTCCGCTACTTTCCCATATCCCACTCTCTCGTaccacccttcttgacataTTCGTACCCATCCAACAACGTCGATGataccttctccttctccttctccttttctctcttcttcctctccttccgcttccttctctccctctcatcctcactctcactactatcgtcatcactactcccgcgtcttcttctcctgcgcttctcctccttcttccgcGCTTTGcgttctttcttctcaaccttgGAGAGGTCGGGCGAATAAGCTCGTTTGGAAGGTAGAATGccgggtggaggaaggggagagttATCCGACAAAGTAGGCGATTGGTGTCGACGCTGCGAGTGCCAGTCAGGTTATGTCAGCTATTGCGTCAAATTCTACGATGGTCGTGATGCCCAATCGGATACACTGAGGAGAATGCCGTTGTAGCGCTCTTGTATGGCCCCCCAAAAGAGAGTTCACTTCTGCTTTAGGAAAAGGGGGGTATTGCCcgacaaactcaccttcttaccCCTTTCCTTGAGGATCGCCAACATATTATCCCATCCAACTTCAGCTACAAGTCCCTCTGACGGGACGGCCGGTAGGTCCAAACGAGGATCATATGTCTGCGTGAAGTACTTATCCATCTTCGAAATAGCGGTTGGAAggggcagaggaggagaagcggaaggtgaagggacTTTGGTTAGGgctggaagtggaggtgatgatcgTTTGACGACATTGTCTTGTTCCTTATTGTCTTTGGTCGTAGATTGGCGACCGCCGTCGCGGTCATATCGACGCGAGCTCTGACGCTCAGATTCCTTTGAATGACTGCGTTTTGATCGGTGTCGTAAGTCATGATCCTTCTCATGATGTCTCGATGGGTGCCGTTTGCCATCATCGTGATCTGACTCATCCTCGTAAGGTCTcctacttctcttctcgccGTCATGGCCATGACGCCGTCTCGAGTGGCGATAGGctctttcctcgtcgtcctcgtcatacCGTCTAGAGCGATGCCGCGATTCTCCATCCCTGTCAGAGCCATATCTCTCACTGCGACCATcatccctcatcttctcatcatcacgatACCGCCTTCCGTcatccttccccctctccctctccctctccctcccatccctcttTCTGTcgccccctcctcccctcccaACATCTCGAAGTGCTCCTCCAAATAACCGACTtgctccactcccacttcgtcCTGTTGAGCTTTCGCCCCTGCGTTcgtctctcgcttctcgagcagaTCGCGCTTGACTTCGAAGTAAGGCGGTGTTGTGTCCGTCGACAGTACGGATGACCGATGCGAGGAATCGTTTGTTAGGCTTTGGGAGTGATGGGTCTGGTCTGTGGTGAGAGATAACATCAATATTCGGACTTGACAATTAGCTTGATGTCTGATGACAAACTACgtagaggaagggaaggaggggaaagtCGACTGTGGACCGCATAGTAAGACTTACGAATCCCTTCCACTAGTCGGTATGCTATTCCCCAACAACCCAGACAAACCCAACTCGCTCCATTTCAACTCTCTCGCCTTTGCCTCCTCCGAAAGCAGCTTGGCAACGTGCGAATCGAGATCTGCATCTGATATGTTGGATGAAATCCCAGCAGCTGCTCGAACGAGATTGTTCACCACAGAGTTGAGAGACATCGGGGCGGTAGGTACGATGACTTTGCATTGAGTCTCGACTACGAATTCGAAAGAATACAGATGTTACAGGTTAGCTAGAAAGTCAAGATGCGAGTTGGGTGGCAACGAGCGAATGTTACGATCACGCCACGTGTCCTCTCATGCTGTTGGGAGAAAAGGAGTTAAAATGATTTTGGATAAATTACTTTCGAAGGACGCCCTTGTCCACTACGCGTTCTCGTCGTTGACTGACATTATCCAGAGCAACTTGTTCGACACCATTCCAACGTACACCATTCAGCTCTAGCAACTCGTCAAAACAGCTGGACCGTTGCTCTATTACCGCCAGAAAAACCGGAAGGACGTCACTCGACCGAGATAATTCTACAAAATGTCCAGTATCGAGCTCATCAACCCCCGAGCGGAGAGTATTAGACGTACTCAGGCATTGCAAGTGAACACGGTGAGTTGGCCAGGTTCTTCTCAACAAGTTTCAGCTATTATGCTGTTCTAATACGATTGCTAATTGCTGGTAATTGTGTCTAGGCCGGAGCTGTGGGTCTTGCAAATGTCGTCAAGTCAAACTTGGGTGAGTCATCCTGCAACTCCACGAGCGAACGGTCTGTGCGTATAGTCAAGCGCTGTCAGCTAACGCGCATTCGACAACAGGCCCAAGAGGTACCATCAAAATGCTGGTGGATGGATCCGGTCAGATCAAAATGACTAAGGTGAACTGGGTGAAGTCTGACGGAAGGAGCTAGCTGACACTTGTAATGACAACAACAGGATGGTAAAGTCCTCCTTTCTGAAATGCAGATTCAGGTGAGCATCCAGCAACAGGGTCAGCACTGGGGCACAGTTGACAAGTATACTACAGAACCCTACAGCCGCTATGATCGCCAGAACAGCCGTTGCTCAAGACGAACAAGTCGGAGATGGAACGACATCCGTCGTCTTGCTCGTTGGAGAATTGTTAAAGCAGGCGGACAGGTATATCCAGGAAGGTGTTCACCCTCGAGTCATTGGAGAAGGTTTCGACatggccaagaaggaggcaCTTTCCGTGAGCTGAGCATCTTAGGACAGTATCCAAGGTTTGAGAGCTAACATACGGTTTTTATGCAGTTCCTCGACTCTTTCAAGCAATTCCCTAAACTCGACCGAGCCGACCTCATTGCCGTCGCCcacacttccctctccacaaAACTGCACGCTAAGCTCGCCACCAAACTCTCTGCCGATGTCGTCGATGCCGTTCTCGCTATCCAACCTATTGAGACGATCGAAGAGGGAGCTCACAAAGAGCCTATCGACTTGCACATGATtgaagtgatgaagatgcagCACAGGACGGATACGGATACCCAGTTGATCAAGGGTTTGGTGATGGATCACGGTGCTAGACATCCGGATATGCCAAAGAGGGTGGAGAACGCTTTCATCCTCACCTTGAACGTTTCACTCGAATACGAGAAGACGTAAGTCCAATCTTACATTCATCATATCGAGGATGCCGTACTGACGACCTGGTGCTTCGTAGCGAGGTCAACTCTGGTTTCTTCTACTCTTCCGCTGAACAGAGGGAAAAGCTCGTCGAGTCCGAAAGACGTTTCGTCGACTCTAAACTCAGGAAGATTGTCGAGTTTAAGAACGTAGTGTGTGATCAGGCAGTCGGTTCaggagagaagcagaagaacTTTGTGGTCATCAACCAGAAGGGTATCGACCCGATGAGTTTGGACGtcttggcgaagaacggtATCTTCGCTTTGAGAAGAGCCAAGAGGAGAAACATggagcggtgagtgtgatcgtTGACCAGAGTAGGAGTACGTTATACTGACGCGATTCGCTGGGTGTAGATTGCAATTCGCTTGTGGAGGTATCGCCCAAAACTCGGTAGAGGATCTCACTCCCGACGTACTTGGTTGGGCTGGATTGGTGTACGAGCACACtctcggagaggagaagtaCACTTTCGttgaggatgtcaaggagCCCAAGTCGGTCACGATGTTGATCAAAGGTGAGTAGCGGTTGTGTCATTCTGTAGGGTGAAACAAGAGCTGATTTTTGGGATCGTGGTATAGGACCTAACGCACACACCATGACTCAAATCCAAGACGCCCTTCGAGACGGTTTCCGATCTGTCAAGAACGGTATCGAAGACCATTGTCTTATCCCCGGAGCTGGAGCTTTCGAAGTTGCCtgttcatctcatctccaaaCGGCCCTTAAACAAACTGCAAAGGGACGAACAAAGCTCGGTGTCTTAGCTTTCGCCGAAGCGATGTTGATCATCCCGAAAACACTTGCTGCGAACGGAGGTTTCGATGTTCAAGATTCGATCGTCTCTTTACAACAGGAGGCCGAGGAGACGGATGATCCAGTTGGATTGGATTTGAAATCTGGTGAACCTATGAACCCGATCACGGAAGGTATTTGGGATAACTATAGAGTCAAGAGACAAATGTTACATGGCGCAGCTACTATCGCTGTCAACTTGTTGAATGTCGACGAAGTCTTGAGAGCGGGTAGATCATCGTGAGTGTTACGAgtcatccatccatctatcCAGATGACAAACTGACGACTTTTGGTATAGGTTGAAACCTGAAGGTGGTCCAGGACCATAGTCTGGGAGACTTGGGTAGTAGACAGGGTCAGTATAGTGTCAAAGTTAGACAAAGAGGCAGTCATTCTAGTAGACCAACAAGCAAAGCATGTATGCATCACGAGTCGGGTTACACATGCAGGCTCGGCGAGAGTCAATAGTGCACGGATGATCGTCAGCTCTCTGGAATTGATAGCACCTTTAATCCTGTTAGACTCCAGGCGATGTGTGTATGAGAAATAGGTTCTTTTTCTACACCAAGCTGGGGACCACGTTGCACAATAGCCAGACGGATTGTCACATGTGCATGCTTTGATTGAGACTACTGCTACAACTAAGGGTCTTCTAGACACCCCTTCATACAACTGATTTGTATATCGACAGAGTTCCGGTGTCTCTaacaaggaaagagaggTGTTTCGACTTTTGCGCATCTACATACTCAAAGTGGGCTTGAGAAGGGGTTTTCGCGGTATTGAGTTGAATGGAAAAGCGTCGATGGTGTCcagcgagagaggaggtggaggaaccACCGCAGGCGAAGCACAGCTGAAGCGCAGCTGCATATGGCCGTGGGCAGGCGAGAGAGGGGTGGGTCGGAGTGAAGGGCGTCAAGAGACGAACAGGTGGAGAGGGCGAGAGGCGAGATGTACAGCCAGTGCCAGACTATTGCCAGTAAAGCGTTTGGACGTCTTCCTTGGCGAAAGACAATCCACATGCCGGACATTTCCTCTGTCTCGAAGCGATACGTTGTTCCAGGCATGACTTGCAGAAAGCTGCAGGGGTTCACAATGGTCAGTTGAGATGCCGGAAGTGTTTGCAGAGAACCACTACTCACTATGCATGCACTTGACGATAACTTGTTGCTTGAAGTTCTGTTCACAGCACGAACATCGGAGGAGTTTCTGCAAAGGAGAAGTCAGCCAACATCGCTCCATTGTCCAGCAGAAAGTAACTCACCAAGAGCTtgtccctttcctccttcatctgccATTCCCCAGCTGACATATTCGTGCTGCTGACAGCCGCCATTGCCTCTTGTCGCTCTTTGAGCTTcttgatcgtcctcgtcgaagCTTCCGCCTCGTCTTGCAGTTTCGCTCGAGCTTCTTTCTCTGCTGTAGCTTCCGCAACTCGTTGGTGCATGATTTGTTGGGCCTACAGAAGCCATGCTCAGCTGAACCACTCCCGGACATCTGAGAGCTGGGTACTCACCTCAGCTAAAGTACTTTGGCTGTGTTGCAAACGCAATTCAATTTGAGTCTTCTCAGCCATGGTGGATGCTAAAGTCGTCTGAAGCTCTAGCGCAGAGTTCTTGAGAGATGTCAACCCCTTCTCGGTGGACGCCTGGAAACAGACACAAATGTCAGCAGAGGGTAACAACGCGTTCAGATATCTAGTTAGCTCACGATCTGGGTCCGTAAGTGCGTCTCGACCTCCTGAGCCCGTTCAAGCAATTTGAGCTGTTTCTCTACACTCCTCTGGGCAGACTTGCACTCGGCATCAACGGCTTCCTTCGATCGCATCGCCGCAAAATACTTGTTGTCGGCTTTTGCTTTCTGGAGATTTCGTCAGCGCATTGTTTTGGCATATCAGGTCCCCTCTCGACTAAGCTAACTCACCTCTGTTGTCAAGCGAGAAATTCGCAGCTCCCCGTCCTTCAGCTCAAACGCCTTGCTGTGGATAGTCTGATCGAGACCCTCCCAGAGCTTTGAAAGGCCTTCGACTTCGCTATACAACGCATTGGTCGACTGTGGTCGACGTCATCAGCTCACCGATCCGCAAGGAAATTTGGAGACGAACTCACAGCCTCAGCCTCCGACAACTTCAACTCTAAACTCGCTCTTTCtgtttccttctcctctaaTCTCGTCGCCAGCTGGCGAACATCCTCCGCAGCATCCGGGTTGGGCCCCAATACTTTCTCGTATTTCGCCAAAGTTCTTCGCACTGATTCTAACTCGGTCCTAGCCTTCGACTCCTCCTCAGCAGCTGCTGGATCCGACGAAACACGTTGAAGTTGCGAAGTGAGAGCGGTGATCTGATCTTGAGCACTTgtgaccttctcttccaaatTCTTGACATAATCTCCATCAATTCCGGTGTCTTTCAAGAAAGACAGGTAACCCTCAGCACCATGTTGCGCCGCCAGTTTACCCTTGAGCCTCCTAACTTCAGACGAGAGGAACGTAATTCGATCCTGTCTAGCCTTTGCGAGAGCTTCGACTTGTTCGGCGAACTTCAATTTGTCCGCTTCCCGAGCTCGTCGCTCAAACAGCTCTGcgttcatctcatctctctgtCCTCGTAATCTCGCAAGGTCGgaatccttcttcatcatttGTTGTCGAAGGGCATCTGTCTCCGCCTTCGCTTCTGCCAGAACAGCTTCTCGGAAGTCGCCATTTGAATCCCGCAATTCATCCAATTTCTTCTCAGTCGTCTCGAATCGGGCTTGCAAGACGTTCGCTCGGTTGATTTGGCTGGACAGTTGGTTGAGGTAAACTTGAAAGAAAGGTGAAGCTCGAAGGGCAGTCTCCGACGGGTGATCGGCCTGCATATTCAATTAGCTGAATATCTCACTTATAATGCCCACAATTAGCTTACCAAAAGCTTCAAACGGTCGACCTCCTGCTGCAAGTGTACTTGCTCGGTTCTCAATGCTTGCAATTGTTGAAGACGTGACTCAGCCAGACTTTCAAGCTCGGATGTATCTTGCAGAACTCCGGCTGCTGAGGGACCCGCACCGCCATTACTGAAAGGTTTGgcgtcttcttccaccttgccATTCGGAGTAGCGTGACCAGACCCATTGGCGCCGCGATGTGATCCAGGCGCACCAGGCGTACCAttatctcttcctctcgctctttcctccttccattccTGTTGAGCTTTGTCGTGTTCCATTCGCTCTCGATCCAGAGCTTTTTGGGCATGTTGAAGTTCCCGTTGAGCACTATCTCGAGATTCGGTCAGAGCTGATATTTGCGATTGTAATAGTTTCGTGTTCGATCGGAGTGCGCCAGATTCAGCTTCGAGCTTCAGACATCGGGTTTGTACTTCTTCCATCGAGGCTGATTTGTGACCGTTGCGAGCTGCCAAGTCAACAAAACAGCTGACCAGTTGTTTCGTGGAGGGTAAACGGCTTTGCAATGCCTTTTCGAGTTCGGGGCGGCCCAGTTGTGGATCAAGGACAGCTAAATGAAACGCGTTAGATAGGTTGTCTTGCGGTGCGGTAAGAATACGGCGACCTACGCTCTAACACCTCGGATTCTCTTAATTTAACATCATGTCGACCAGCCATATCTCTGATTGCAGAGACCACCTAAGGGGACGCAAAACGCAGGTATAAGTATATGTGCGTGTCTATCAGCCGAATGGGCAGGCATTACTCACTTGGGTCCAGCATATTTCGACAGCATGAAAACTTGCTTCGAGCACGCGCCGTTGTGCTTCGAGGTCGTTTGCTCGTTTCGCTTCTCGTTCTGAAGCACGACGGTACTCGAGCATCTGTCGGTAGATTGCTTCCTTGCGCTTGGTCTGATGGAGCAAGCATGTCAGTCAGCAAACAGTCCGAAAGAGAGATGATCAATTTGAATGTTGATTGCTAATTCACAACTTTTCATTGCGAAAGCCAGAAGATCCAACCAAATACATGTTTATGCGATAGAAgacatcaactcacctctaccaCTTTCATCCAGTCTTCCATACCGTCCCCATCTGAACTATCTACAGAAGGGGATGCATTGCCAGCTAAGATTCTACGTTTTGCCGGAGAAGGTGAACCAGTGGATTGGTCGTCAATTGCATTTTCGCGAACCCTTTTCAGGTCTGCGTTCATTGTCGTCGTATCTCAATGCAAGGTAGATACGCGAAGTGACACACAACACTCTGTCCTTGATACCAGAGGGATAATGAGGAGTGTGACAGGACAGATGGGTTTGTGTTGAACCTGTCTTTCGAAGttgtgatgaggaggaaggggaggaagagagatttgtGAATTGATAGATTAGCACAATTGCAACATCCAGGCTGCACCAGAGCAGGAGGaacggaggaggagcagaggtCAAACGACCACTCAAAGGGCTATTACCGCGGTAATTCgctgaatgtggcactttggCCACCCACCATACGGCGTCATCCACCACTTTGCTTGTTGACACTTTCAAGTCCACCGTCAATCAACCTGCCTCCGACCTATACATAGAATACAATATACCAACTATCTCACACTCTTTCACTACGAAGACAGAAAAGGCCAATCACTGGCCGTGGTTCAGCTAGATACCCCACCAACTGATCTTGTTCTCGAAGCTATGTCAGCTGGTCTGCCAACGCTTGATCTACCGGGCATGTCCAACGGTAATGGCCATGCGTCAATTCATAAGATGCCCAGTAGCTCGACCATGAGCGGGGGCAGCGATGAGGACCTGACGTGAGTTGATGATCATGCTCTGCTTGCGGGATTCGCTGATATTTTAGCTTGCTGTGTGCAGATTCGACTCACCCGAGGAGGAAATTGCTCATTATCGAGAGAAGTACAGACAAGCTCTAGATATGCTCACAGAAACAAGAGCAGAGCTAGGTGAGCGCTTCACAGCTATATGGAACATTCTCGTCAAGACTGGAAAGCTGATTGCGATACTCATCTGCTGTAGAGGAATTCCAACAGTCGTCCaaagagctcgaagatgagatggagcAAGAACTGGCTTCAAACGATAAGCAACAAGCcgagttgagggagaagatcaagcggctcgaagtggagaaagatgATTGGAAGGTCAGTCGCCTCTCACTTGCCTTGAAGTTTCTGTAGGATCCCAAGGTCGCTGAAACCCACCATTGTGTGCTCTCAGTCCAAACAAATCGCTTTACAAAAGATGCACAGCTCGACGACAGCGAATATGCAGCGAGAGATGGACAATCTTCGCTCAGAGAGGGATAAAACGCTTGTCGCGCTCAGAGATCTGGAAATGGGCAATGACGAGCTGGAAAGGAATGAACGGTGAGCTAGACGATATGTGAGCAGCTGCTTTTGGAACGCTG
This region of Kwoniella shandongensis chromosome 7, complete sequence genomic DNA includes:
- a CDS encoding T-complex protein 1, zeta subunit, whose protein sequence is MSSIELINPRAESIRRTQALQVNTAGAVGLANVVKSNLGPRGTIKMLVDGSGQIKMTKDGKVLLSEMQIQNPTAAMIARTAVAQDEQVGDGTTSVVLLVGELLKQADRYIQEGVHPRVIGEGFDMAKKEALSFLDSFKQFPKLDRADLIAVAHTSLSTKLHAKLATKLSADVVDAVLAIQPIETIEEGAHKEPIDLHMIEVMKMQHRTDTDTQLIKGLVMDHGARHPDMPKRVENAFILTLNVSLEYEKTEVNSGFFYSSAEQREKLVESERRFVDSKLRKIVEFKNVVCDQAVGSGEKQKNFVVINQKGIDPMSLDVLAKNGIFALRRAKRRNMERLQFACGGIAQNSVEDLTPDVLGWAGLVYEHTLGEEKYTFVEDVKEPKSVTMLIKGPNAHTMTQIQDALRDGFRSVKNGIEDHCLIPGAGAFEVACSSHLQTALKQTAKGRTKLGVLAFAEAMLIIPKTLAANGGFDVQDSIVSLQQEAEETDDPVGLDLKSGEPMNPITEGIWDNYRVKRQMLHGAATIAVNLLNVDEVLRAGRSSLKPEGGPGP
- a CDS encoding E3 ubiquitin-protein ligase BRE1, with product MNADLKRVRENAIDDQSTGSPSPAKRRILAGNASPSVDSSDGDGMEDWMKVVETKRKEAIYRQMLEYRRASEREAKRANDLEAQRRVLEASFHAVEICWTQVVSAIRDMAGRHDVKLRESEVLEPVLDPQLGRPELEKALQSRLPSTKQLVSCFVDLAARNGHKSASMEEVQTRCLKLEAESGALRSNTKLLQSQISALTESRDSAQRELQHAQKALDRERMEHDKAQQEWKEERARGRDNGTPGAPGSHRGANGSGHATPNGKVEEDAKPFSNGGAGPSAAGVLQDTSELESLAESRLQQLQALRTEQVHLQQEVDRLKLLADHPSETALRASPFFQVYLNQLSSQINRANVLQARFETTEKKLDELRDSNGDFREAVLAEAKAETDALRQQMMKKDSDLARLRGQRDEMNAELFERRAREADKLKFAEQVEALAKARQDRITFLSSEVRRLKGKLAAQHGAEGYLSFLKDTGIDGDYVKNLEEKVTSAQDQITALTSQLQRVSSDPAAAEEESKARTELESVRRTLAKYEKVLGPNPDAAEDVRQLATRLEEKETERASLELKLSEAEASTNALYSEVEGLSKLWEGLDQTIHSKAFELKDGELRISRLTTEKAKADNKYFAAMRSKEAVDAECKSAQRSVEKQLKLLERAQEVETHLRTQIASTEKGLTSLKNSALELQTTLASTMAEKTQIELRLQHSQSTLAEAQQIMHQRVAEATAEKEARAKLQDEAEASTRTIKKLKERQEAMAAVSSTNMSAGEWQMKEERDKLLKLLRCSCCEQNFKQQVIVKCMHTFCKSCLEQRIASRQRKCPACGLSFAKEDVQTLYWQ